In Desulfopila inferna, the following are encoded in one genomic region:
- a CDS encoding DUF3833 domain-containing protein: protein MKILVVILAMALSGCSAADVSMYQGKHPPFDLFTYFQGETRGWGIVQDRKGMVNRQFVVDIEGTVDDQGKLILKEDFDWSDGEQSNRTLTISRTPDGEFIGTADDVVGDAVGKSAGNALQWVYTLQVEVDGKTWEVAFDDWMFLQPDQVVINRTEMSKFGLKVGDVTMVFRKGDR, encoded by the coding sequence ATGAAAATTTTAGTTGTAATTCTTGCAATGGCATTGAGCGGTTGCTCCGCTGCTGATGTGAGCATGTATCAGGGGAAGCACCCCCCATTTGATCTATTTACCTATTTTCAAGGAGAAACCAGAGGTTGGGGAATAGTGCAGGACCGTAAGGGGATGGTGAATAGACAATTTGTCGTGGATATCGAAGGGACGGTTGATGATCAGGGAAAACTCATTCTCAAGGAAGATTTTGACTGGAGTGATGGGGAACAATCCAACCGTACCTTGACAATCAGTCGAACTCCCGATGGTGAATTCATTGGCACGGCCGATGATGTGGTTGGTGATGCTGTTGGAAAAAGCGCCGGAAATGCTTTGCAGTGGGTCTACACCCTGCAGGTTGAAGTAGACGGCAAAACATGGGAGGTGGCATTTGATGACTGGATGTTCCTCCAGCCCGATCAGGTCGTTATTAACCGAACCGAAATGAGCAAATTCGGCCTGAAAGTTGGGGACGTGACGATGGTCTTCAGGAAGGGAGACAGGTGA
- a CDS encoding DUF1365 domain-containing protein, producing MNSAIYVGRISHRRYIPQSHMFSYPFFMWYLDLDEVSQLPSMQPWFSPRRWAFARFYRPDYYGDPNRLLADCIKERMAELTGTGVTGRICGLLNLRTMGLYFSPVNFYYGFDEAGELSHFMAEVSNIPWNKRHQYAHLVSGGKLRPNHKKAFHVSPFNHMDQHYSWYIQPPGESLAVELKVNDRRGEIFEARLRLNRTPLNSGRIAGLIMKKPVMTGSIVARIYWQAAKLYIKGVPYLGYAREEL from the coding sequence ATGAATTCGGCAATATATGTGGGCCGCATCAGCCACCGCAGATATATTCCTCAATCTCACATGTTCAGTTATCCCTTTTTCATGTGGTATCTTGATCTTGATGAAGTCTCTCAGCTGCCATCCATGCAGCCCTGGTTTTCTCCAAGAAGGTGGGCCTTCGCCAGGTTTTATCGTCCTGATTATTATGGTGATCCAAACAGGCTGCTGGCCGATTGCATCAAAGAGAGAATGGCGGAATTAACCGGAACAGGCGTGACCGGCAGGATCTGTGGCCTTCTGAATCTCCGGACCATGGGGCTTTATTTCAGCCCGGTCAACTTCTATTATGGTTTTGATGAGGCCGGAGAGCTAAGCCACTTCATGGCCGAGGTATCTAATATTCCATGGAATAAAAGGCATCAATATGCTCACCTTGTATCGGGAGGGAAACTGAGGCCGAACCATAAAAAAGCCTTTCATGTATCACCCTTCAACCATATGGACCAACATTATAGCTGGTATATTCAACCTCCAGGCGAGAGTCTTGCGGTGGAACTGAAGGTAAATGACCGGCGGGGAGAAATCTTTGAGGCCCGCTTGCGGCTCAACAGGACGCCTCTCAATTCTGGTCGAATTGCCGGCTTGATCATGAAAAAACCAGTGATGACCGGCTCCATCGTTGCCAGAATTTACTGGCAGGCCGCCAAACTTTATATCAAGGGCGTTCCCTACTTAGGTTATGCCAGGGAGGAATTATGA
- a CDS encoding DUF2878 domain-containing protein yields the protein MNIYLNIVFYQAIWFLCVLYGNFGALGGLVLLALHLMLSDRRAADAKMIVFFIAAGVLIDTAMQEFGILAFAAPSWLIPFWLIVIWAGLATLPLHSLRWMQGRHLINIFFGGLGGPLAYWGGVKLGGAEFPQTPSLSLAVLGVVWAVFWPLAMYLAARISFSIHLLDRAAEKG from the coding sequence ATGAACATTTATCTTAATATTGTCTTCTATCAGGCTATCTGGTTTTTGTGTGTGCTTTACGGAAACTTCGGAGCACTGGGGGGCCTTGTACTTCTTGCCCTGCATCTGATGCTCAGTGACAGACGGGCTGCCGATGCGAAGATGATTGTCTTTTTTATAGCAGCTGGGGTTCTTATCGACACTGCAATGCAGGAATTTGGAATTTTGGCATTTGCGGCACCCTCATGGCTCATCCCCTTTTGGTTGATCGTCATCTGGGCCGGCCTTGCCACCCTGCCTCTGCACAGTCTGCGCTGGATGCAGGGCAGGCACCTGATCAATATTTTCTTTGGGGGACTGGGAGGGCCATTGGCCTATTGGGGGGGAGTAAAACTCGGCGGTGCCGAATTTCCGCAGACTCCTTCCCTCTCACTTGCAGTGCTCGGCGTGGTTTGGGCGGTTTTCTGGCCTCTTGCCATGTATCTGGCAGCGCGAATCTCCTTTTCCATCCATCTTCTTGACAGAGCGGCAGAGAAAGGATAA
- a CDS encoding NAD(P)/FAD-dependent oxidoreductase — translation MNGKKIAIVGTGISGLTCAYHLSRNHNVTIFESEDYIGGHTHTVEVEKDGEKVKIDTGFIVFNDRTYPNFTKMMEEIGVSSQKTEMSFSVRNDALALEYNGGSLTGLFAQPRNMVRPAFWRLLRDVVRFNQEVREASEDNSTLLGEFLNRGKYSQHFRENYIIPMVSAIWSMGFAGCYEFPLSFFFKFFDNHGLLDFTNRPQWYTIQGGSSSYIEPLTRRFRKNIRLNTPVIGLRRRQESVEVETALGTEVFDEVILACHGDQALALIREPSHKELEVLSAFTCSDNSVILHTDTSHLPKARRAWAGWNYRVIDSALHQATLTYNMNILQRLDSNHTYLVSLNQDIADEHVLARFHYSHPVYTTDAVMAQKKWQSVSGAASLHFCGAYWHNGFHEDGVNSALRVCRMVEGKS, via the coding sequence ATGAACGGAAAAAAAATTGCCATTGTGGGTACGGGCATTTCAGGCCTGACCTGCGCCTACCATCTCAGCCGCAATCATAATGTGACGATATTTGAATCTGAAGATTACATCGGAGGCCATACACATACCGTCGAGGTGGAAAAGGATGGTGAAAAAGTAAAAATAGATACTGGATTTATCGTCTTCAATGACCGCACCTATCCGAATTTTACAAAAATGATGGAGGAAATCGGCGTTTCCTCACAAAAAACCGAGATGAGTTTTTCGGTGCGCAATGATGCCCTTGCTCTTGAATATAACGGCGGCAGCCTTACGGGGCTTTTTGCCCAACCAAGGAACATGGTTCGCCCGGCTTTCTGGCGTCTGCTGCGTGATGTGGTGCGTTTTAATCAGGAAGTTCGCGAGGCGTCTGAAGATAATTCCACTCTTCTGGGTGAGTTTCTCAACCGCGGAAAATATAGCCAACATTTCCGGGAAAACTACATCATTCCTATGGTTTCAGCAATCTGGTCAATGGGATTTGCAGGCTGCTACGAATTCCCTCTCTCTTTCTTTTTTAAATTCTTCGATAATCATGGTTTGCTGGATTTCACCAATCGACCGCAATGGTATACCATACAAGGCGGATCCAGCAGCTATATTGAGCCTTTAACCAGACGTTTTCGCAAGAATATTCGCCTCAACACACCGGTTATCGGTTTGCGGCGGCGGCAGGAATCGGTTGAGGTTGAAACAGCTTTGGGAACAGAGGTTTTTGACGAGGTCATCCTTGCCTGTCATGGTGACCAGGCTCTGGCTCTTATCAGGGAACCGAGTCATAAGGAGCTGGAGGTGCTGTCGGCTTTTACCTGCAGTGATAATTCGGTTATTCTGCACACCGATACCAGCCATCTGCCGAAGGCCCGGCGGGCCTGGGCAGGCTGGAATTATCGCGTGATTGACAGCGCTCTGCATCAGGCGACGCTCACTTACAACATGAACATTCTTCAGCGTCTTGACAGCAACCACACCTATCTGGTGAGCCTCAATCAGGACATAGCCGACGAACATGTGCTGGCGCGTTTTCATTACAGCCATCCCGTCTATACCACAGATGCCGTAATGGCCCAGAAAAAATGGCAATCGGTAAGCGGTGCGGCATCTCTTCATTTTTGTGGCGCCTACTGGCACAACGGTTTTCACGAAGACGGGGTTAACAGTGCCCTGAGGGTCTGCCGCATGGTGGAGGGGAAATCATGA
- a CDS encoding nuclear transport factor 2 family protein: MERFLEVYQHLNRNNLETLAEIYSDDIVFIDPAHTLNGLTQLREYFEKLYSGLDSIKFDFIDHQQQNDVAYVQWRMDMHHSRLRRGRLVSVEGVSRLEFDTKQKVKLHRDYFDLGEMLYENLPIIGRVILSIKKRLGQ, from the coding sequence ATGGAAAGGTTTCTTGAGGTCTATCAACATTTGAACAGGAATAATCTCGAGACACTCGCTGAGATCTATAGTGACGACATCGTTTTTATTGATCCTGCTCACACTCTAAACGGATTGACGCAGCTCAGGGAGTATTTTGAGAAACTCTACTCAGGCCTTGATTCCATAAAGTTTGATTTTATCGATCACCAGCAGCAAAACGATGTCGCCTATGTTCAGTGGCGTATGGACATGCATCATTCACGATTGCGAAGAGGCCGGCTTGTGTCCGTTGAAGGGGTCAGCAGGCTGGAGTTTGATACGAAACAAAAAGTAAAGTTGCATCGAGATTATTTTGATCTGGGTGAAATGTTGTATGAAAACCTGCCGATCATCGGCAGGGTCATACTTTCTATAAAAAAGAGGCTGGGGCAATGA
- a CDS encoding LysE/ArgO family amino acid transporter has product MITPFLQGFGASGGLIVAIGSQNAFVLSQGVRRNHHVIIALICIFCDAVFITAGIAGVGGALSASPSLSQWVTWGGAGFLFVYGCSSLRSAIRGGSLDTSDRAVLSLGSAILTTLAVTLLNPHFYLDTVILLGSISSQFYGNNLLLFWAGAISASTLWFICLSLGGQMLAPVFRKQISWRILDTLVWATMWIIAASLIIQ; this is encoded by the coding sequence ATGATCACACCTTTTTTACAGGGATTTGGGGCAAGCGGAGGGCTAATTGTGGCCATAGGTTCTCAGAATGCCTTTGTTTTATCTCAGGGAGTTCGTCGGAATCACCACGTGATTATCGCATTGATTTGCATTTTTTGTGATGCGGTCTTCATTACCGCGGGAATTGCAGGCGTCGGCGGAGCATTGTCCGCCAGCCCATCTCTTTCTCAGTGGGTAACATGGGGCGGCGCTGGATTTCTTTTTGTCTATGGCTGTAGCTCTCTCCGCTCTGCCATACGGGGCGGAAGCCTCGATACGAGTGATCGAGCCGTTCTTTCTCTGGGCTCTGCCATTTTGACGACATTAGCCGTTACCCTGCTAAACCCTCATTTTTATTTGGACACGGTCATCCTGCTTGGCAGCATTAGCAGCCAATTCTATGGGAACAATCTCTTATTGTTTTGGGCTGGAGCTATCTCTGCTTCAACACTGTGGTTTATTTGCCTTAGTCTTGGGGGGCAGATGCTTGCACCTGTATTCAGGAAACAAATATCTTGGCGGATTCTCGATACTTTGGTATGGGCTACAATGTGGATTATTGCAGCATCATTAATCATACAGTGA
- a CDS encoding SDR family NAD(P)-dependent oxidoreductase, which yields MKILVTGATSGIGRQLAIDYQSLGHEVWAVGRNEQALAELAEKGLHTGRIDLTDRQTALDWFAGLDSLDLAILNAGTCEYIDMPNFDSALISRVMRSNVESLAISIEGVLPLLRRGTDPHLVGVGSSASYVPLPRAEAYGASKAAVAYLLETLRIDLARENISVSLVSPGFVKTPLTDRNDFPMPMRISIEQACESIRRGISKRHLEIHFPKRFTLSLKFLSLLPRRLWLAMAKRMVTA from the coding sequence ATGAAAATTCTGGTAACGGGAGCAACTTCGGGCATCGGCAGGCAGCTGGCCATAGATTATCAAAGTCTGGGACACGAGGTCTGGGCGGTGGGGCGCAATGAGCAGGCACTTGCTGAGCTGGCTGAAAAGGGTCTGCATACGGGAAGAATTGATCTCACCGACCGGCAGACGGCTCTTGACTGGTTTGCAGGACTGGATAGTCTCGATCTGGCAATTCTTAATGCCGGGACCTGCGAGTATATCGACATGCCCAATTTCGACAGCGCCCTGATCAGCCGCGTAATGCGTTCCAATGTAGAATCTCTCGCAATATCAATAGAAGGCGTACTTCCTCTCCTACGGCGCGGCACTGATCCACATCTTGTCGGAGTGGGTTCGTCGGCCTCCTATGTACCGCTGCCAAGAGCGGAAGCCTACGGTGCCTCAAAAGCGGCTGTCGCCTATCTGCTGGAAACTCTGAGGATAGATCTGGCCCGGGAAAATATCAGTGTAAGCCTTGTTTCTCCTGGTTTTGTGAAGACTCCTCTGACTGACCGTAATGACTTTCCCATGCCGATGCGGATAAGCATTGAACAGGCCTGTGAGTCTATTCGCCGAGGGATTTCAAAAAGGCATCTGGAGATTCATTTTCCCAAAAGATTTACCCTGTCGCTCAAATTTCTGTCGCTGCTGCCCCGCCGACTCTGGCTGGCCATGGCAAAAAGGATGGTGACCGCATGA
- a CDS encoding SAM-dependent methyltransferase → MNPNEITTLYQAENQVRPFSFSFARRLIHKMLSGLHHGRLVLHDSGEMIAFGSRESELVAHVYIHSQAIYPRVLLGGSIGAGEGYIERLWDTDDLTALVRIMVANMDVLDGMEKGFAWLLRPFRTLRHLLNRNSRQGAKKNILSHYDLGNEMYAAFLDPTMMYSSAVFPHPYSSLEEAAQYKLKLICTKLELQANDHVMEIGTGWGGFAIYAVKKYGCRVTTTTLSEAQYQEAVKRVEAAGLQDRISVLRQDYRDLQGKYDKVVAIEMIEAVGHAYLPEFFKKCGELLKEDGRMLLQAITIRDQKYENYAGNVDFIQQHIFQGGCLPSITRMQSILTSTTDMVVRHLEDFGGDYARTLALWRERFNQAAGRLGELGYDERFRRLWNFYLCYCEGGFLERSISVVHIVADRPAARPK, encoded by the coding sequence ATGAACCCCAACGAAATAACTACATTATATCAGGCAGAGAACCAAGTCAGACCATTTTCTTTTAGCTTTGCCAGGCGATTGATCCATAAGATGCTCAGCGGGTTGCACCACGGCCGTCTCGTTCTGCACGACTCCGGTGAAATGATTGCTTTCGGCAGCAGAGAGAGTGAACTTGTTGCGCATGTCTATATCCATTCGCAGGCAATCTACCCCAGGGTTTTACTGGGCGGCTCCATTGGAGCCGGTGAGGGATATATTGAAAGACTGTGGGACACCGACGATTTAACGGCTCTGGTAAGAATTATGGTTGCGAATATGGATGTTCTCGACGGCATGGAAAAAGGTTTTGCCTGGCTGCTCCGACCGTTCCGGACCTTGCGCCATTTACTTAACAGAAACAGTCGGCAGGGTGCAAAAAAGAATATTCTTTCTCATTATGATTTGGGCAACGAAATGTATGCCGCTTTTCTTGACCCGACCATGATGTATTCCTCTGCGGTTTTTCCTCACCCGTACAGCAGCCTTGAAGAAGCGGCTCAGTACAAACTGAAGCTTATCTGCACCAAGTTAGAACTGCAGGCAAACGATCATGTTATGGAAATCGGTACCGGCTGGGGAGGATTTGCCATTTACGCGGTAAAAAAATATGGCTGTCGGGTTACTACTACTACTCTCTCTGAAGCTCAATATCAGGAGGCGGTCAAACGGGTTGAGGCTGCGGGTCTTCAGGACCGGATCAGTGTGCTGCGGCAAGATTATCGGGATCTGCAGGGCAAATATGACAAAGTGGTTGCTATTGAGATGATCGAAGCGGTGGGACATGCATATCTTCCGGAATTCTTCAAGAAATGCGGTGAATTGTTAAAAGAGGACGGCAGGATGTTGCTTCAGGCTATAACCATCCGCGATCAGAAATATGAAAATTATGCAGGCAATGTCGATTTTATCCAACAGCATATATTTCAGGGAGGATGTCTGCCCTCCATCACAAGGATGCAGAGTATACTGACAAGCACCACCGATATGGTGGTGCGCCACCTGGAAGATTTTGGCGGTGATTATGCCCGTACCCTCGCCCTTTGGCGCGAACGATTTAATCAGGCAGCTGGCCGACTCGGAGAACTTGGTTATGATGAACGATTCAGGCGGCTGTGGAATTTTTATCTCTGTTATTGCGAGGGCGGATTCCTGGAACGTTCCATCAGCGTTGTCCATATTGTTGCTGATCGCCCTGCTGCGAGGCCGAAGTGA
- a CDS encoding chalcone isomerase family protein, whose translation MIAALFLMAILLPKTTMAIPVDMELVGAGKAKYLGFVTVYDAALYVRSKEGMEEILSPATSRCLKLDYEIEVSAEDFIRAADTILRRQHDEDKLSRVEAEINKLHRSYSNVGKGDNYTLCYDSTLKETILSRNGLPQVEIVSEEFAEVYFGIWLGPKDPLSDGLRNRLLGQN comes from the coding sequence ATGATTGCAGCTCTATTTTTGATGGCAATACTCTTGCCGAAAACCACGATGGCCATTCCGGTAGACATGGAACTTGTTGGTGCCGGGAAAGCTAAATATCTCGGTTTCGTAACCGTGTATGATGCAGCACTTTATGTCCGGAGTAAAGAGGGCATGGAAGAAATCCTGAGCCCGGCTACCTCGCGTTGTCTCAAGCTCGACTATGAAATCGAGGTCTCGGCTGAAGATTTTATTCGCGCGGCGGACACCATTCTTCGACGTCAGCATGATGAGGACAAGCTGTCTCGTGTGGAGGCTGAGATAAATAAACTGCACAGGAGCTACAGCAATGTCGGAAAAGGAGACAACTATACCCTCTGTTATGATTCTACACTAAAAGAAACAATCCTATCTCGCAACGGCTTACCACAGGTTGAGATTGTTTCCGAAGAATTTGCCGAGGTCTATTTCGGCATATGGCTTGGTCCAAAAGATCCATTGAGCGACGGTTTAAGAAACAGGCTGCTTGGTCAAAATTAG